Proteins co-encoded in one Chitinivibrio alkaliphilus ACht1 genomic window:
- a CDS encoding ATP-dependent Clp protease ATP-binding subunit, with product MDGMFTDRVKKVMQIAREESVRLGNDYVGTEHLLLGVIKEGDGVAVAILKSLKVEIADIARDIEESLKSTGGMMTIGQMLPFTPRAKKVLENAAVEARNMSHKYVGTEHLLLALIKDTESSASATLTAKNVTYDVVKMEIAEVLKDTQSTGGAKSSSPRKSKTPFLDKFGRNLNQAAKEGRLDPVIGRKKEIERIIQILSRRKKNNPLLIGEPGIGKTAIVEGLAQKIIDKDIPEALEEKIVFSLDMASIVAGTKYRGQFEERVKSLITELTRNSHVIIFIDEIHTIVGAGGSEGSLDASNIFKPALARGEIQCVGATTLDEYRNSIESDGALDRRFQSIMVDPPSAEETVHILKGLQKKYEEHHKVTYTEKAILAAVRMSDRYISDRFLPDKAIDMIDESGARKRLSSMEIPPEIRKIEIDIDATIRDKEKSVSEQNFEEAARLRDRQDELKEQLEQKKIEWRSQVAETRFTVDEEVIAEVIASITGVPVSSLKEEESQRLLHLEEHLGEHVIGQGEALNAVARSIRRSRAGLHNINRPIASFIFLGPTGVGKTELAKQLAFELFDSEEALIRIDMSEYMEKFAASRLVGAPPGYVGYEEGGQLTEKVRKKPYSVILFDEIEKAHPDVFNILLQILDDGVATDSYGRTINFKNAIIIMTSNAGTRGASKGQLGFTSGGNESEYEVMKSKVMDQLKKIFTPEFLNRVDETIVFRPLGREVLSQIVENKLAEVEERLEERDIYVSFTESVREFILDRGFDREQGARPIQRAIQRNIEDILAEEFLKGYYGENDKIEVYMDNETIRIENKDAYKEGALNDSEDDHSYTENTE from the coding sequence ATGGATGGAATGTTTACAGATAGAGTTAAAAAGGTAATGCAGATTGCACGGGAAGAATCTGTGCGTCTGGGAAATGATTATGTTGGAACGGAACATCTTTTACTGGGAGTAATCAAGGAAGGAGACGGCGTTGCCGTGGCAATCCTTAAATCCTTAAAAGTGGAGATTGCTGATATCGCCCGGGATATTGAAGAAAGTCTGAAATCTACAGGCGGAATGATGACCATCGGGCAGATGCTCCCCTTTACCCCCCGTGCAAAGAAAGTCCTTGAGAATGCTGCCGTTGAGGCACGAAACATGTCTCATAAATATGTCGGTACAGAGCATTTACTCTTGGCCCTCATAAAAGATACGGAATCTTCTGCTTCCGCAACCCTTACGGCAAAAAATGTCACCTATGATGTGGTAAAAATGGAAATTGCGGAAGTACTGAAGGATACCCAAAGTACTGGCGGGGCTAAAAGCAGCAGCCCACGGAAAAGCAAAACCCCCTTCCTTGATAAGTTTGGGCGAAACTTAAATCAAGCAGCAAAGGAAGGACGCCTTGATCCGGTGATCGGGCGAAAAAAAGAGATCGAGCGTATCATACAAATACTCTCGCGACGAAAAAAGAACAATCCTCTCCTCATTGGTGAACCCGGCATTGGGAAAACTGCCATTGTGGAAGGACTGGCACAAAAAATTATCGACAAGGACATTCCTGAAGCCCTGGAAGAAAAGATTGTCTTTAGCCTTGATATGGCATCCATTGTGGCAGGAACCAAATACCGTGGACAATTTGAAGAACGGGTAAAATCGCTCATAACAGAATTGACTCGTAATAGCCATGTGATTATCTTCATTGACGAAATCCACACAATTGTTGGAGCCGGGGGATCTGAGGGAAGTCTTGACGCATCAAACATCTTTAAGCCGGCCTTGGCACGGGGGGAAATACAGTGTGTTGGAGCAACCACCCTCGATGAATATCGTAACTCCATTGAGTCTGACGGCGCCTTGGATCGTCGCTTTCAATCCATCATGGTGGATCCTCCCTCGGCAGAAGAAACCGTCCATATACTGAAGGGGCTCCAAAAGAAATATGAAGAGCATCACAAGGTAACATACACCGAGAAGGCCATTCTCGCGGCGGTACGCATGTCAGACCGCTATATATCTGACCGGTTCCTGCCTGATAAGGCGATTGATATGATCGATGAATCGGGGGCTCGGAAGCGTCTTTCCAGCATGGAAATTCCTCCGGAAATCAGAAAAATTGAGATTGATATTGATGCAACAATTCGCGATAAAGAAAAATCTGTGTCGGAACAGAATTTTGAGGAGGCTGCACGCCTTCGTGACCGACAGGATGAATTAAAAGAGCAGTTAGAGCAAAAGAAAATAGAGTGGCGATCGCAGGTTGCTGAAACCCGCTTTACTGTTGATGAGGAAGTCATTGCCGAGGTTATCGCCTCCATCACGGGAGTGCCCGTATCCAGCCTCAAAGAAGAAGAGTCACAGCGCCTTCTGCACCTTGAGGAACATCTGGGAGAACACGTTATTGGCCAAGGCGAGGCCTTGAACGCCGTGGCTCGCTCCATACGACGGTCACGGGCAGGACTACACAACATTAATCGCCCCATTGCCTCCTTTATCTTTCTTGGGCCCACGGGGGTGGGAAAAACAGAGCTTGCAAAACAGCTTGCCTTCGAGTTGTTCGATTCTGAAGAAGCCCTTATTCGTATTGATATGTCTGAATACATGGAGAAGTTTGCCGCATCACGCCTTGTTGGAGCACCTCCGGGGTACGTGGGATATGAGGAAGGGGGCCAACTCACGGAAAAGGTTCGGAAAAAGCCCTACTCTGTGATTCTCTTTGACGAGATTGAAAAGGCACACCCCGATGTGTTTAACATTCTTTTGCAAATCCTTGATGATGGTGTTGCCACAGACTCATACGGAAGAACGATTAATTTTAAAAACGCCATTATTATTATGACCTCCAACGCCGGAACTCGCGGCGCTTCGAAGGGACAGCTGGGATTTACCTCTGGGGGGAATGAATCTGAGTATGAGGTTATGAAGTCCAAGGTGATGGATCAGCTGAAGAAAATCTTCACGCCTGAATTCCTCAACCGTGTTGACGAAACAATAGTATTTCGTCCCCTTGGGCGGGAAGTTCTTTCACAAATTGTCGAAAACAAACTTGCTGAAGTGGAAGAACGGCTGGAAGAACGCGATATCTACGTCTCCTTTACAGAATCAGTTCGAGAGTTTATTCTCGATCGCGGTTTTGATCGTGAACAGGGGGCTCGACCTATTCAACGAGCCATACAGCGGAATATTGAAGATATCCTTGCAGAAGAGTTCTTGAAGGGCTATTACGGGGAAAACGACAAGATAGAAGTATACATGGATAATGAAACAATCCGCATAGAAAATAAGGACGCCTATAAAGAAGGGGCTCTAAACGATTCTGAGGATGATCACTCCTATACTGAAAATACGGAGTAA
- a CDS encoding ComEC/Rec2 family competence protein — MDVGQGDAILVTTNNHAILVDAGPPTMGDSLVRYLRRHSVSHLDFVIATHPHADHIGGLSTLFAEKSVDTLLCAYHPHTTQTYENYVAAAKHAHIPRVAARRGDSYHRENLHIEILHPDTLWGSLNNGSVVARLSIGAHTMLLTGDAEKEVEEELLKHTPDALYAPVLKVGHHGSNSSSTHEFLAAVAPRIALIQCGKNSPYGHPHPRALRRIHATGADIFSTAQHGSIRLKGVPHNRWRLIPEHPYPPLEPLP; from the coding sequence ATTGACGTTGGACAGGGCGATGCTATTTTGGTTACAACGAACAATCACGCCATCTTGGTTGATGCTGGCCCACCCACCATGGGAGACTCCCTTGTACGGTATCTCCGGCGGCACTCTGTTTCCCACCTTGATTTTGTTATTGCAACCCATCCTCATGCCGATCACATTGGTGGCTTGTCAACCCTTTTTGCAGAAAAATCCGTCGATACTCTTCTCTGTGCATACCATCCCCATACAACCCAGACCTATGAAAACTACGTAGCTGCAGCAAAACATGCGCATATCCCCCGTGTTGCCGCCAGGAGAGGGGATTCCTACCACCGTGAAAATCTACACATAGAAATCCTTCACCCCGATACCCTGTGGGGATCGCTCAACAATGGAAGTGTGGTAGCACGCCTCAGCATAGGAGCCCATACCATGCTCCTCACGGGTGATGCTGAAAAGGAGGTAGAAGAAGAACTACTCAAGCACACCCCTGATGCCTTGTATGCACCAGTGCTTAAAGTGGGGCACCACGGTTCAAACTCTTCTTCTACCCATGAGTTTCTTGCCGCAGTAGCCCCGAGAATCGCCCTGATCCAATGTGGCAAAAACTCTCCCTATGGTCATCCCCACCCCAGAGCCCTTCGCCGCATCCATGCAACAGGGGCAGATATATTCTCTACCGCACAGCACGGCTCGATTCGCCTCAAAGGGGTACCCCATAATCGCTGGCGCCTCATCCCAGAACATCCGTATCCCCCCTTGGAGCCACTCCCATGA
- a CDS encoding endonuclease III family protein: MTPEELQSKIYTYYDTFGRHDLPWRVERSPFTAFLSEVMLQQTQVPRVCEKFHLFRNRFASFAELAAAPQGEIVTLWQGLGYNRRALFLHRAAQRITTTFGGALPTEDSDLRSLPGIGPATAASLQVYAHNRPVAFIETNVRAVFIHHFFPGKTSISDETLHPLVADCLDKTNPYRWYSALMDYGTMLKRTEKNPARNSAHHVRQSPFAGSRRAVRGAILREISRAGEKGCSVETLTSLVEDPRRDAVLQQLCDEGFISRKKNHYSLSD; this comes from the coding sequence ATGACGCCAGAAGAACTACAAAGCAAAATTTATACATACTACGACACCTTTGGCCGGCACGACCTTCCCTGGAGAGTGGAACGCTCTCCCTTTACGGCATTTCTTTCAGAAGTGATGTTGCAACAGACGCAAGTTCCCCGGGTGTGTGAAAAATTTCATCTTTTTCGGAACCGCTTTGCCTCCTTTGCAGAGCTTGCCGCCGCCCCACAAGGAGAAATTGTAACGCTCTGGCAAGGGCTTGGGTATAATCGGCGGGCCCTCTTTCTCCACAGGGCCGCCCAGAGAATTACGACGACCTTCGGTGGTGCTCTTCCAACAGAGGACTCAGACCTTCGCTCTCTACCCGGAATAGGGCCCGCCACAGCCGCATCACTGCAGGTATACGCCCATAACCGTCCCGTGGCATTTATTGAAACAAATGTCCGGGCCGTGTTTATACACCACTTTTTTCCCGGTAAGACAAGCATCTCCGATGAGACGCTTCATCCGCTGGTAGCAGACTGTCTTGACAAAACAAACCCCTACCGCTGGTATTCAGCCCTCATGGACTATGGAACAATGCTAAAACGAACAGAGAAAAACCCCGCACGGAACAGTGCTCACCACGTTCGTCAAAGCCCCTTTGCAGGGTCACGGAGAGCGGTGCGCGGGGCGATTTTGCGAGAAATAAGCCGTGCCGGAGAAAAGGGATGCTCCGTGGAGACCCTCACATCCCTTGTGGAAGACCCCCGCAGAGATGCCGTCCTACAGCAACTCTGCGACGAAGGGTTTATTTCCCGCAAGAAGAACCACTACTCCCTGTCGGACTAA
- a CDS encoding carboxypeptidase-like regulatory domain-containing protein, giving the protein MVHFSVNMHTFTTALMTVFLFFSSLLGQGVSLSGRVVDAADSTTVLAGARVSLQGHDLTTETNHDGEFVLEGSISSLISEGAARYQAGEVSLHEAGVQVRPPRSGKYSLALYDTHGRSVYTASGKSRAAGEVQAHSFSLARGVYTVVLSQGSQRWTSRVSTISAGAVAAEQSGEPATLRSSPPSENILKVEREGYHTEYVSLTSLQKHAVTLYVSSQFHLHQGIMASTFWVGQGAGDDNHHISNVPSAWDTEWGDNFGLEDAPQIPRDGDFIPQDARFTGRENPYYIALPYNDYDSVVFDGSNPQHMDAVASLQSEYYHAHNKWLGRQSVFTRAMAPIFDTDEWALRKESAHAIPWKEAENWSGKSMVKGRWVRIRYQGGEWVYAQWLDAGPYHYDDTAYVFGSARPRNEEGSGMDVSPYAGIDISPSVWLKMGVEQDFFDQWGGINDTVDWQFVREEDVPPGPWKHHVSDNKTNWVY; this is encoded by the coding sequence ATGGTGCATTTTTCCGTAAACATGCACACATTCACAACGGCTCTTATGACGGTTTTTTTGTTCTTCTCTTCCCTTTTGGGACAAGGGGTTTCTCTTTCAGGGCGGGTGGTAGATGCGGCTGATTCTACGACGGTTCTTGCAGGGGCTCGTGTTTCTCTGCAAGGGCATGACCTTACAACAGAAACAAACCATGATGGGGAGTTTGTCTTGGAAGGATCCATCTCTTCGCTCATCTCCGAAGGGGCAGCGCGGTATCAGGCTGGGGAGGTATCTCTCCATGAAGCAGGGGTGCAGGTTCGTCCGCCTCGGTCCGGGAAGTACTCCCTTGCTCTCTATGATACCCATGGTCGTTCTGTATACACCGCATCGGGCAAGAGCAGGGCTGCCGGGGAGGTTCAGGCCCATTCCTTTTCCCTAGCACGCGGCGTTTACACGGTGGTTCTTTCTCAGGGCAGTCAACGTTGGACGTCACGGGTCTCCACTATCTCAGCAGGGGCCGTTGCCGCGGAGCAGTCCGGCGAGCCCGCAACTCTTCGCTCATCCCCCCCTTCGGAGAATATACTAAAGGTGGAGAGAGAGGGGTATCATACCGAATATGTTTCTCTGACAAGCTTGCAGAAACATGCTGTAACGCTGTATGTGTCATCGCAGTTTCATCTGCATCAGGGTATCATGGCTTCCACCTTTTGGGTTGGTCAAGGGGCAGGAGATGATAATCACCATATTTCCAACGTGCCCAGTGCATGGGACACTGAGTGGGGAGATAATTTTGGCCTTGAAGATGCACCGCAAATTCCCCGTGATGGCGATTTCATCCCTCAAGATGCCCGGTTTACTGGTCGTGAAAACCCCTATTATATCGCCTTGCCCTATAACGATTATGATAGTGTTGTTTTTGACGGAAGCAATCCGCAACATATGGATGCCGTTGCTTCACTGCAGAGTGAGTACTATCATGCTCATAATAAATGGCTTGGCCGTCAAAGTGTTTTTACCCGTGCCATGGCACCTATTTTTGATACCGATGAGTGGGCACTTCGAAAAGAAAGCGCCCATGCCATACCGTGGAAAGAGGCAGAAAACTGGTCAGGAAAATCAATGGTGAAGGGGCGGTGGGTTCGTATTCGCTATCAAGGAGGAGAGTGGGTCTATGCCCAATGGCTTGATGCAGGTCCGTATCACTACGATGATACTGCCTATGTCTTTGGCTCTGCCCGTCCCCGTAATGAAGAGGGCAGCGGCATGGATGTATCGCCCTATGCCGGCATAGATATAAGCCCGTCTGTTTGGTTGAAAATGGGAGTTGAGCAGGATTTTTTCGACCAATGGGGTGGGATAAATGATACGGTTGACTGGCAGTTTGTGCGAGAAGAAGATGTTCCTCCCGGTCCTTGGAAACACCACGTCTCAGATAACAAAACAAACTGGGTGTATTAG
- a CDS encoding UvrD-helicase domain-containing protein — MEFTKQQQRIIEATGNLCINAVAGSGKTTTLVEYARRRPRLSKKLYIAFNAAVRREAQERFAAAGIENIHVQTAHSLAYAWVVRPGGYELAVHGYRPHEISRILSVQNNGSPHFEHILASHVEKFSAWFCNSTARKVQELDYRGCVSDPRARAFVDRYYTEIEYATRRFLALMDQKQIPCTHDFYLKKFQLMAPQLPYDYLLFDEGQDASPAMLDVFTRQEGTKVIVGDTHQQIYGWRFAVNSLEKVPYERYSLSTSFRFSPPIASLAREVIRWKDALEEGEDVEIVGAGNISEGTQRAVIARTNLGLLLRAISSVVRVEEKKKIYFEGNLTSYTYAAAGASLYDVLYLSLDKRERIRNRVIRSMGDLSDLLEYAKQTADMELLMLHEIVKTYGKDIFSILSVLHTRHVENRDEAELIFSTVHRCKGMEYDVVELADDFMTEEQFYQETKNPHRDPASKKALREEVNLLYVALTRTRGVLYLPSRLMPDRTDLSAIRAAEEPKGQGRSVLSLPKRGGRRYRPWTPQEDERLLAATDRKLRLREIARILDRSVGAVRSRQKKLHLR; from the coding sequence GTGGAGTTTACCAAGCAGCAGCAACGGATAATAGAGGCAACGGGGAATCTTTGCATAAATGCCGTGGCCGGCTCAGGCAAAACCACAACCCTTGTGGAGTATGCCCGCCGTCGTCCTCGCCTGAGCAAAAAACTCTATATAGCATTTAACGCTGCCGTTCGCCGTGAAGCACAAGAGCGTTTTGCCGCAGCGGGAATAGAAAATATTCATGTGCAGACAGCTCACTCCTTAGCATATGCCTGGGTTGTTCGTCCCGGTGGGTATGAACTTGCCGTGCATGGATACCGCCCTCATGAAATATCCCGAATTCTCTCAGTGCAAAATAATGGCAGTCCTCATTTTGAGCATATCCTTGCAAGTCATGTGGAGAAGTTTTCCGCATGGTTTTGTAACAGTACGGCTCGTAAGGTGCAGGAGCTTGACTATCGTGGCTGCGTGAGCGACCCGCGTGCTCGTGCCTTTGTTGATCGGTATTATACAGAAATAGAGTATGCAACACGTCGTTTTTTAGCCCTTATGGATCAAAAACAGATTCCCTGTACCCATGATTTTTATTTAAAGAAGTTTCAACTCATGGCGCCACAGCTTCCGTACGACTATCTCCTTTTTGATGAGGGACAGGATGCGTCGCCGGCCATGCTTGATGTATTTACCCGCCAGGAAGGAACAAAGGTAATTGTGGGAGATACGCATCAGCAGATTTATGGGTGGCGTTTTGCCGTAAACTCTCTTGAGAAAGTTCCCTATGAGCGGTACAGCCTTTCCACAAGCTTTCGATTTTCCCCGCCAATTGCATCTTTGGCGCGAGAGGTTATCCGGTGGAAGGATGCCTTGGAAGAGGGGGAAGATGTTGAGATTGTCGGTGCAGGAAACATTTCTGAGGGGACGCAACGTGCGGTTATCGCCCGAACCAACCTCGGACTGCTGTTGCGGGCTATTTCTTCGGTGGTACGGGTAGAAGAAAAAAAGAAAATTTATTTTGAGGGAAACCTTACATCCTATACTTATGCAGCAGCAGGGGCATCTCTCTATGATGTACTCTATCTCTCGTTAGATAAGCGTGAGCGTATACGCAATAGGGTAATTCGCTCCATGGGAGATCTCTCAGACCTCTTGGAGTATGCCAAGCAGACCGCTGATATGGAGCTTTTAATGCTTCATGAGATTGTAAAAACCTATGGAAAGGATATCTTTTCCATTCTTTCAGTGCTCCATACCCGTCATGTGGAAAACCGTGATGAAGCAGAGCTTATCTTCTCTACGGTACATCGCTGTAAGGGCATGGAATATGATGTGGTGGAGCTTGCCGATGATTTTATGACAGAAGAGCAGTTTTACCAGGAAACGAAAAATCCCCATCGTGATCCAGCAAGTAAGAAGGCTCTAAGGGAAGAGGTAAATCTTCTGTACGTTGCTCTCACACGAACCCGTGGCGTGCTGTATCTTCCCTCCCGCTTGATGCCTGACCGTACGGATCTTTCGGCAATTCGTGCCGCGGAGGAACCAAAAGGGCAGGGGCGCTCCGTATTGTCTCTGCCAAAACGTGGCGGACGACGATATCGTCCGTGGACCCCTCAAGAAGATGAGCGTCTTTTGGCGGCAACAGATCGCAAGCTTCGTCTGCGTGAGATTGCCCGTATTCTTGATCGTTCTGTTGGTGCTGTTCGATCGCGGCAGAAAAAATTACACCTTCGATAA
- a CDS encoding TolC family protein, with protein MNKIRALVLVVWISSLSAGSLTLSDALAEALHRNHGIGLARLEKDQAAHERMRIPGYVLPRLSARGGVEYSRTDGGEEHRGSRAGLYLDWTLFDGFAMFYSQDLTDMQSTQRELRAREAIEETAMEVAARYYEFLHARTALSVAEQQLSLSAEYRDLRAEEYAAGNVPRTDMLTQRVRYNSDKAQYVQAQQDSLTAHMALNIAMGRPPDTVLSVAMDTTLPEVTEPAEYWVSLARENNRASEIKSLAVQIRTTEKAIARARLWPTFSAATSAVQQGGDNSGGRFTASIQVDMPILDGFSRRTARYSAATSKERARLEQEEQVQVLTGEVHRIWQEFHTARQQIAFETEAVAAAEESLALLSEAFKRGSVDALALRESQMEYITAKMRRESALYQSRMRSLQLRQVAGGSFF; from the coding sequence ATGAATAAGATACGTGCCCTTGTTCTGGTTGTGTGGATCAGCTCTCTTTCAGCAGGGTCTTTAACTTTGTCAGATGCCCTTGCGGAAGCGCTGCACCGAAATCATGGGATTGGGCTTGCCCGTTTAGAAAAAGATCAGGCTGCGCATGAGCGTATGCGTATTCCCGGATATGTATTACCCAGACTCTCTGCGCGGGGCGGTGTTGAGTATTCTCGTACCGATGGCGGGGAAGAACATCGTGGAAGCCGCGCCGGGCTCTATCTTGATTGGACACTCTTTGACGGCTTTGCCATGTTTTATTCCCAAGACCTCACGGATATGCAATCGACTCAGCGAGAGCTTCGTGCCCGGGAAGCCATAGAGGAGACTGCCATGGAGGTTGCTGCACGTTACTATGAGTTTCTTCATGCAAGAACGGCCCTTTCCGTAGCAGAGCAACAGCTCTCTCTGAGCGCAGAGTATCGAGATCTGCGTGCGGAAGAGTATGCCGCGGGAAATGTTCCCCGTACAGATATGCTCACCCAGCGTGTGCGGTATAATAGTGATAAGGCGCAATATGTGCAGGCGCAACAAGACTCTCTCACAGCACACATGGCCTTAAATATTGCCATGGGACGCCCCCCCGATACTGTTCTTTCCGTGGCCATGGATACGACCCTGCCAGAAGTCACCGAGCCGGCAGAATACTGGGTCTCACTGGCCCGTGAAAATAATCGTGCTTCAGAAATCAAGAGCCTTGCAGTGCAGATACGTACCACCGAGAAGGCAATTGCCCGGGCGCGTCTTTGGCCCACCTTTTCTGCCGCTACTTCTGCGGTACAGCAGGGGGGAGATAACTCTGGAGGTCGCTTTACCGCCTCCATACAGGTGGATATGCCCATCCTCGATGGTTTTTCACGCCGTACAGCGCGGTACTCTGCCGCCACTAGCAAAGAGCGTGCCCGTCTTGAGCAGGAAGAGCAGGTTCAGGTGCTTACGGGAGAAGTTCATCGTATTTGGCAGGAGTTTCACACCGCTCGCCAGCAAATAGCCTTTGAAACAGAGGCCGTGGCTGCAGCGGAGGAGAGTCTCGCCCTTCTTTCAGAAGCCTTTAAACGTGGCAGTGTTGATGCTCTTGCTCTTCGGGAAAGTCAGATGGAGTATATTACGGCCAAGATGCGGCGTGAGTCTGCGCTCTATCAAAGCCGCATGCGTTCTCTTCAATTACGCCAAGTGGCTGGTGGCTCTTTTTTCTAA